Proteins co-encoded in one Marinobacter gudaonensis genomic window:
- a CDS encoding 3-deoxy-7-phosphoheptulonate synthase, with amino-acid sequence MSGNKLENLNVASQETLITPEALKKEMPLSEKAADTVAKGRQAIYDIMDGKDHRLFVVVGPCSIHDVEAARDYATRLKKLADEVSDTLLIVMRVYFEKPRTTVGWKGLINDPHLNDTFDIEQGLHIGRRLLLDINELGLPAATEALDPISPQYLQDTIAWSAIGARTTESQTHREMSSGLSMAIGFKNGTDGSLDVAVNAMKSVSHPHSFLGIDQQGQVAIIRTKGNNYGHVVLRGGGGKPNYDSVSVALCEQALEKSGLRKSIMIDCSHANSSKDPAIQPLVMQDVTHQILEGNSSIQSLMVESNINWGNQSIPDNLADLKYGVSITDACIDWPTTEKAIRDMREKLKDVLPKRKVG; translated from the coding sequence ATGTCGGGCAACAAACTTGAGAATCTGAACGTGGCGAGCCAGGAAACACTGATTACTCCTGAGGCGCTGAAAAAGGAGATGCCGCTCTCCGAGAAGGCCGCGGACACCGTCGCCAAAGGCCGGCAGGCCATCTACGACATCATGGACGGCAAGGACCATCGCCTGTTCGTGGTGGTTGGCCCCTGCTCCATCCACGACGTTGAGGCGGCTCGCGACTACGCCACTCGCCTGAAGAAACTCGCTGATGAAGTCAGCGATACCCTGCTGATCGTTATGCGTGTCTATTTCGAAAAGCCACGGACAACCGTTGGCTGGAAAGGTCTGATCAACGACCCGCACCTGAACGACACCTTTGATATCGAACAGGGCCTGCACATTGGCCGTCGGTTACTGCTGGACATCAATGAACTGGGCCTGCCGGCAGCAACAGAGGCGCTGGATCCGATTTCGCCCCAGTACCTGCAGGACACCATTGCCTGGTCTGCCATCGGCGCCCGTACCACCGAGTCTCAGACCCACCGCGAAATGAGCAGCGGTCTGTCCATGGCGATCGGCTTCAAGAACGGTACCGACGGCAGTCTCGACGTGGCGGTGAACGCCATGAAATCAGTATCACACCCGCACAGTTTCCTCGGCATCGACCAGCAGGGCCAGGTGGCCATCATCCGTACCAAGGGCAACAACTACGGGCACGTGGTACTGCGCGGCGGTGGTGGCAAACCCAACTATGATTCGGTCAGCGTAGCGCTCTGCGAGCAGGCGCTGGAGAAGTCCGGCCTGCGCAAGTCCATCATGATCGACTGCAGCCACGCCAACTCCAGCAAGGACCCGGCTATTCAGCCGCTGGTAATGCAGGACGTCACCCACCAGATTCTGGAAGGCAATTCGTCCATTCAGAGCCTGATGGTAGAGAGCAATATCAACTGGGGTAACCAGTCGATTCCGGACAACCTGGCAGACCTGAAGTACGGGGTTTCCATCACAGACGCCTGCATCGACTGGCCGACCACTGAAAAGGCCATTCGGGACATGCGGGAGAAACTCAAAGACGTGCTGCCCAAGCGCAAGGTTGGCTGA
- a CDS encoding DNA translocase FtsK — protein sequence MAESAKAKKAPQELTEKQLRFRRLAAQGAREGAVIALISLAIYLAMALVTFSPSDPGWASIGHDTRVDNYAGRTGAWLASLFMDFFGQVAYLFPLMIAGYALMLIRRRNESLDLHWPLFLMRFGGFILILLSATSLLSLYSVFGLGVSSGGVLGTAVADAMVRFFNLPATTLLLIAIFLFALTVTTGLSWFWLMDQVGGLTLKTGQAIRKLFAGKGKADKTPARPEPAPARPSTPAKEPPVVSDRVAEPERKKTRSSSEKPRRDKPRWWQRIPGFRPRKAVGPGSAPDDSFARKEPALGGFSAGDDPEPARLESFSSRDDTVADVEPRLSAAKGSPQPASRSVKISPFKKDEQPTKAKEKDNRQPSLLEDIESPIPPISLLDPPEEHKEKGYSEESLEHMSRLLEEKLADFGVSVEVVEVNPGPVITRFEIKPAPGVKVSKISNLAKDLARSLAVLSVRVVEVIPGKSVVGIEIPNEEREIVRLSEVLGARVFEESSSPLTLALGNDIGGNPMVANLAKMPHLLVAGTTGSGKSVGVNAMLLSMLLKAGPDDVRFIMVDPKMLELSIYDGIPHLLAPVVTDMKEAANALRWCVAEMERRYRLMASLGVRNIAGYNRKIKDAMAAGEPILDPLWKPDEYLANDEQERPELETLPFIVVVIDEFADMMMIVGKKVEELIARIAQKARAAGIHLILATQRPSVDVITGLIKANIPTRMSFQVSSKIDSRTVLDQGGAEQLLGHGDMLYLPPGSGLPVRVHGAFVDDDEVHRVVSAWKARGEPVYVDDVLSGAEGESLPGVPSLAEGGGDSEGDALYDEAVAFVTEGRRVSISSVQRKFKIGYNRAANLVDAMEASGVVSAAGHNGAREVLAPPPPRD from the coding sequence ATGGCCGAATCTGCAAAAGCGAAGAAAGCACCACAGGAACTGACAGAAAAGCAGCTGCGCTTTCGCCGCCTTGCCGCACAGGGTGCCAGAGAGGGCGCAGTGATTGCCCTGATCTCCCTGGCGATCTACCTGGCCATGGCACTGGTGACTTTCAGTCCGTCTGATCCCGGCTGGGCCAGCATCGGCCATGACACCCGCGTGGATAACTATGCGGGCAGAACCGGGGCGTGGCTGGCCAGCCTGTTTATGGATTTCTTCGGACAGGTTGCCTACCTGTTCCCGCTGATGATCGCCGGTTACGCGTTGATGCTGATCCGCCGTCGAAATGAATCCCTGGACCTCCACTGGCCGCTGTTCCTGATGCGCTTCGGCGGATTTATCCTGATCCTCCTGTCTGCAACCAGTCTGCTGTCGTTGTATTCCGTGTTCGGGCTCGGCGTTTCCTCCGGCGGGGTACTGGGTACCGCCGTGGCTGACGCCATGGTGCGCTTCTTCAACCTGCCTGCCACCACCTTGCTGCTGATTGCGATTTTCCTGTTTGCCCTGACGGTGACTACCGGTCTGTCCTGGTTCTGGCTGATGGATCAGGTAGGCGGGCTTACCCTGAAGACCGGTCAGGCCATTCGTAAACTCTTTGCTGGCAAAGGCAAGGCCGATAAAACGCCCGCGCGCCCTGAGCCGGCGCCCGCCCGACCTTCCACGCCAGCCAAGGAACCTCCGGTGGTCAGCGACCGGGTGGCCGAACCCGAGCGGAAAAAGACCCGATCAAGTTCTGAAAAACCGCGTCGGGACAAGCCCCGCTGGTGGCAGCGTATTCCGGGTTTCCGGCCCAGAAAGGCCGTCGGCCCCGGCTCCGCTCCCGATGATTCCTTTGCCAGGAAAGAACCGGCGCTGGGCGGATTCTCCGCCGGTGACGATCCGGAGCCTGCAAGGCTCGAGAGCTTCAGTTCCCGCGACGATACGGTGGCCGATGTCGAGCCCCGGCTCAGCGCCGCAAAAGGCTCTCCGCAGCCGGCCTCCCGGTCGGTGAAGATCTCGCCGTTCAAGAAAGACGAGCAGCCGACCAAAGCGAAGGAAAAAGACAACCGGCAGCCGTCTCTGCTGGAGGACATCGAAAGCCCCATTCCGCCGATTTCGCTTCTGGATCCGCCCGAGGAGCACAAGGAAAAAGGGTACTCCGAAGAGTCGCTGGAACACATGTCGCGGCTTCTGGAAGAGAAGCTGGCGGATTTCGGGGTGTCGGTCGAGGTGGTGGAAGTGAACCCCGGACCGGTGATCACCCGTTTTGAAATCAAACCCGCTCCCGGGGTCAAGGTGAGCAAGATTTCCAATCTTGCCAAGGACCTTGCCCGTTCATTGGCGGTACTCAGCGTACGCGTGGTGGAGGTAATACCCGGCAAGTCCGTGGTTGGTATCGAGATCCCCAACGAGGAACGGGAGATCGTTCGTCTCAGTGAAGTGCTGGGTGCCCGGGTTTTCGAGGAGTCCAGTTCGCCTCTTACCCTCGCACTCGGTAACGACATTGGCGGTAACCCGATGGTGGCCAATCTGGCCAAGATGCCACACCTCCTGGTAGCCGGCACCACTGGCTCCGGTAAATCGGTGGGCGTCAACGCCATGCTTCTGAGCATGCTGCTGAAGGCGGGCCCGGACGATGTCCGCTTCATTATGGTGGACCCGAAGATGCTGGAACTGAGCATCTACGACGGTATTCCTCATTTGCTGGCGCCGGTTGTCACCGATATGAAGGAAGCCGCCAACGCGCTGCGCTGGTGTGTTGCGGAAATGGAGCGCCGCTACCGACTGATGGCCAGTCTGGGGGTTCGGAACATTGCCGGTTATAACCGCAAGATCAAGGATGCCATGGCTGCCGGTGAGCCTATTCTGGATCCGCTCTGGAAGCCGGATGAATATCTGGCGAACGATGAGCAGGAGCGTCCCGAGCTGGAAACGCTGCCGTTCATTGTGGTGGTGATCGATGAATTCGCCGACATGATGATGATCGTCGGCAAAAAGGTTGAGGAGCTGATTGCCCGGATTGCCCAGAAGGCGAGGGCGGCCGGTATCCACCTGATCCTGGCCACCCAGCGCCCATCCGTTGACGTGATCACCGGCCTGATCAAGGCCAATATACCCACCCGGATGTCGTTCCAGGTGTCGTCGAAAATAGACTCGCGCACGGTACTGGACCAGGGCGGCGCCGAGCAGCTTCTGGGGCACGGTGACATGCTGTATCTGCCGCCAGGCTCAGGTTTGCCGGTGCGTGTCCACGGCGCCTTCGTTGATGACGATGAGGTCCATCGGGTGGTCAGCGCCTGGAAGGCCCGCGGTGAACCGGTGTATGTCGATGATGTGCTCAGCGGTGCCGAGGGTGAGAGTCTGCCCGGTGTGCCCAGCCTTGCCGAAGGCGGTGGCGACAGCGAGGGCGATGCCCTTTACGACGAGGCAGTTGCATTTGTGACCGAAGGCCGACGGGTGTCGATTTCTTCGGTGCAGCGAAAATTCAAGATTGGTTATAACCGAGCGGCCAACCTGGTGGACGCCATGGAGGCATCCGGTGTGGTCAGCGCTGCCGGTCATAACGGTGCCCGCGAAGTTCTGGCGCCGCCACCCCCGAGAGACTAG
- the serS gene encoding serine--tRNA ligase, translated as MLDPKRVRTQTEEIARRLAIKNYDFDVAAFEQLEERRRAIQVRTETLQSEQNKRSKSIGKAKAAGEDIQPLLDEVESLKKQRSEAEDELRTLQEELNAFLAGIPNLPDEDVPPGADEDDNVEVRTWGTPKAFDFEPQDHVALGEGLKGLDFETASRLARSRFAVMRGPVARLHRALAQFMLDLHTRDHGYQETYVPYLVNADTLYGTGQLPKFEEDLFRMEGENPLYLIPTAEVPATNLVSDTILDASELPLQMVCHTPCFRSEAGSYGRDTRGMIRQHQFDKVELVHVVRPEDSEAALEALTGHAERVLQLLELPYRVVALCGGDMGFSAAKTYDLEVWLPGQQKFREISSCSNTRDFQARRMHARWRNPETGKPEPVHTLNGSGLAVGRALIAVMENYQQADGSILVPEVLKPYMGGIDRIQ; from the coding sequence ATGCTCGATCCCAAACGTGTCCGTACCCAGACAGAAGAGATCGCCCGCAGGCTGGCCATCAAGAACTACGATTTCGACGTGGCGGCTTTTGAACAGCTTGAGGAGCGTCGTCGTGCCATCCAGGTACGCACGGAAACCCTGCAGAGCGAGCAGAACAAACGGTCCAAATCCATCGGCAAGGCCAAAGCGGCCGGCGAGGACATCCAGCCTTTGCTGGACGAGGTGGAGAGCCTGAAAAAGCAGAGATCCGAGGCGGAAGATGAACTCCGTACGCTTCAGGAAGAATTGAACGCCTTCCTGGCCGGCATCCCCAATCTCCCGGACGAAGACGTGCCGCCGGGTGCGGACGAAGACGATAACGTTGAAGTTCGTACCTGGGGCACCCCTAAGGCCTTTGATTTCGAGCCTCAGGATCACGTAGCCCTGGGCGAAGGTCTCAAAGGGCTGGATTTCGAAACCGCCAGCCGGCTGGCGCGCTCCCGATTCGCGGTCATGCGCGGACCGGTTGCCCGGCTGCATCGTGCGCTGGCCCAGTTCATGCTGGATCTGCATACCCGTGACCACGGTTACCAGGAAACCTACGTTCCCTATCTGGTGAACGCCGACACGCTCTACGGCACGGGTCAATTGCCCAAATTTGAGGAAGACCTTTTCCGGATGGAGGGGGAGAATCCACTCTACCTGATCCCGACCGCAGAGGTGCCGGCAACCAATCTGGTGTCGGACACCATCCTGGACGCCAGCGAGCTGCCGCTGCAGATGGTCTGCCATACGCCGTGTTTTCGCAGCGAGGCCGGGTCGTATGGGCGCGATACCCGTGGCATGATCCGGCAGCACCAGTTTGACAAGGTGGAGCTGGTGCACGTTGTGCGACCAGAGGATTCCGAGGCGGCTCTCGAGGCCCTGACCGGGCATGCGGAAAGGGTTCTTCAGCTGCTGGAGCTTCCCTATCGCGTTGTCGCCCTGTGCGGCGGCGATATGGGCTTCTCTGCGGCAAAAACCTACGACCTGGAAGTCTGGTTGCCTGGTCAGCAGAAGTTCCGTGAAATCTCCTCCTGCTCCAATACCCGTGATTTCCAGGCACGGCGCATGCATGCACGTTGGCGTAACCCGGAAACCGGAAAGCCCGAGCCTGTGCACACCCTGAACGGGTCGGGGCTTGCGGTAGGTCGCGCCCTGATCGCGGTAATGGAGAATTACCAGCAGGCAGACGGCAGCATTCTGGTTCCGGAGGTCCTCAAGCCGTACATGGGAGGCATTGACCGAATCCAATGA
- a CDS encoding O-succinylhomoserine sulfhydrylase, translating to MTFRREETVWIPESDLEGMSVDTLAVRAGQIRSGQLEHSDAIYPTSSFVYGSAAQAAARFGGDEPGNIYSRFTNPTVQAFEARIAAMEGGERAVATASGMAAILSTCMALLKSGDHVICSRGVFGTTNVLFQKYLARFGVKTTFVSLTDLEEWASAIRPETRMLFIETPSNPLCEVADMDALSRLAQNNDALFVVDNCFCTPVLQRPLEQGADIVIHSATKYLDGQGRCVGGVVVGDHKTMEEVYGFLRSAGPTMSPFNAWVFQKGLETLPIRMRAHCDNALELALWLEQQAEVEQVFYAGLESHPQHQLAKKQQSGFGGVLSFQVKGARDEAWRFIDATRMISITANLGDVKTTITHPATTTHGRLSPEDKERAGITENLIRISVGIEAVEDLKTDLNRGFQALRNARNENV from the coding sequence ATGACCTTTCGCCGCGAAGAAACTGTCTGGATTCCGGAATCGGATCTGGAAGGCATGTCGGTAGATACCCTGGCGGTGAGGGCAGGGCAGATCCGCTCGGGGCAACTGGAGCACAGTGATGCGATCTATCCGACCTCCAGCTTCGTCTACGGCAGTGCGGCCCAGGCTGCCGCACGCTTTGGCGGCGATGAGCCGGGCAACATCTATTCCCGTTTCACCAACCCCACGGTACAGGCATTCGAGGCCCGGATAGCCGCCATGGAAGGGGGAGAGCGCGCGGTGGCAACCGCCTCGGGCATGGCCGCCATCCTCAGCACCTGTATGGCATTGCTTAAAAGTGGCGACCACGTGATCTGTTCCAGGGGTGTGTTTGGCACGACCAACGTGCTCTTCCAGAAGTATCTGGCCCGCTTTGGTGTGAAAACAACGTTTGTGAGCCTGACGGATCTCGAGGAGTGGGCGTCGGCGATCCGCCCCGAGACCCGTATGCTGTTTATTGAGACGCCCTCCAATCCACTGTGCGAGGTGGCCGATATGGACGCTCTCTCACGACTCGCCCAGAATAACGACGCACTGTTCGTGGTGGACAACTGCTTCTGCACGCCGGTGCTGCAGCGACCATTGGAGCAAGGGGCGGACATCGTAATCCATTCCGCCACCAAATACCTCGACGGCCAGGGCCGATGTGTGGGTGGCGTGGTGGTCGGTGATCACAAGACCATGGAAGAGGTTTATGGCTTTCTGCGATCGGCCGGACCAACCATGAGCCCCTTCAACGCGTGGGTGTTCCAGAAGGGCCTGGAAACCTTACCAATCCGTATGCGCGCCCACTGTGACAATGCGTTAGAGTTGGCCCTGTGGCTGGAGCAGCAGGCGGAGGTGGAGCAGGTATTCTATGCCGGGCTCGAAAGCCATCCACAGCACCAGCTAGCGAAAAAACAACAGAGCGGATTCGGTGGCGTTCTGTCATTCCAGGTCAAGGGTGCGCGTGACGAGGCCTGGCGCTTCATTGACGCAACCCGGATGATTTCCATCACTGCCAATCTGGGCGATGTGAAGACCACCATTACCCATCCGGCCACCACCACTCACGGGAGGTTGTCGCCGGAAGACAAGGAGCGGGCCGGCATCACGGAGAACCTGATCCGGATTTCCGTCGGCATTGAGGCAGTCGAAGACCTGAAAACCGACCTCAATCGGGGATTTCAGGCGCTTCGGAACGCACGAAACGAAAACGTCTGA
- the lolA gene encoding outer membrane lipoprotein chaperone LolA: MMATPVVAAEPAKADGVKLGADELARVLESYQSYQADFIQIVVNENGNRVQETRGSLKAKRPGMFYWETSAPLSQFIVSDGDTVEVYDPDLEQVTVHDLDDRVQSTPALLLSGEVDDLEKTYRVSGRSMGEHTREYTLEPRSPDSLFTSLRLTFFDGELQEMRMQDSLGQLSILSFDDIRLNEPVEASAFTLEYPEGVDIIRDGA, translated from the coding sequence ATGATGGCTACTCCGGTTGTTGCCGCCGAACCCGCCAAGGCGGATGGTGTGAAACTCGGCGCTGATGAGCTTGCTCGTGTTCTTGAGAGCTACCAGTCCTATCAGGCGGACTTCATTCAGATTGTAGTGAATGAAAACGGTAACCGGGTTCAGGAAACCCGTGGCTCGCTCAAGGCCAAACGCCCAGGGATGTTCTACTGGGAGACCAGCGCGCCTCTCTCGCAGTTTATCGTCAGTGATGGCGACACCGTGGAAGTCTATGACCCGGACCTTGAGCAGGTTACCGTCCACGACCTTGACGACCGCGTTCAGTCCACACCCGCGCTGCTGCTCAGCGGTGAGGTGGATGACCTCGAAAAAACCTACCGGGTTTCCGGTCGCAGCATGGGTGAACATACCCGGGAATACACACTGGAGCCCCGCAGCCCGGACTCTCTGTTCACGTCGCTGCGCCTGACCTTCTTCGACGGTGAACTCCAGGAGATGCGGATGCAGGATTCCCTGGGACAGCTCAGTATCCTCAGTTTCGACGACATTCGCTTGAACGAGCCCGTTGAGGCCAGCGCCTTCACCCTTGAGTACCCGGAGGGTGTGGATATCATTCGGGACGGAGCCTGA
- a CDS encoding replication-associated recombination protein A gives MQDSLFAEASGFRPLASRMRPVTLDDYVGQAHLVGPGKPLRRAVEQGQLHSMILWGPPGVGKTTFAQLLANVSDLSFETVSAVLSGVKEIRAVVERARNRKQSQGRDTLLFVDEVHRFNKSQQDAFLPHIEDGTFIFVGATTENPSFELNSALLSRTRVYVLKNLEEDDILKLLRRALTSEEGFGGKLSVEESVLTVMASASGGDARRALNILEVAADLAEPDASGVERVTAEHLEQVMQTSLRRFDKGGDVFYDQISALHKSVRGSDPDGSLYWLCRMLDGGCDPLYVARRLVRIASEDIGNADPRALQLSMDAWEAQERLGSPEGELALAQAVTYLALAPKSNAVYKAFNQCMADIRKDPDYEVPIHLRNAPTKLMKSMGHGDSYRYAHDEPDAFAAGESYLPEAIHQRRYYQPVDRGLEIKLAEKRQRLDTRNAESANKRYR, from the coding sequence ATGCAGGACAGCCTGTTCGCGGAGGCGTCGGGCTTCCGGCCACTGGCCTCCAGGATGCGTCCGGTAACGCTGGATGACTACGTGGGCCAGGCCCATCTGGTGGGCCCGGGCAAGCCTCTGAGGCGGGCCGTGGAACAGGGTCAGCTGCATTCGATGATCCTCTGGGGGCCACCGGGCGTTGGTAAAACCACGTTTGCCCAACTCCTCGCCAATGTCAGCGATCTGAGCTTTGAGACCGTCTCAGCCGTGCTCAGTGGCGTCAAGGAGATCCGTGCCGTAGTCGAACGCGCCCGTAACCGAAAGCAGTCTCAGGGCCGCGACACGCTGCTCTTCGTGGATGAGGTGCATCGTTTCAACAAGAGCCAGCAGGATGCCTTCCTGCCGCACATCGAGGATGGCACCTTTATTTTTGTCGGTGCCACCACCGAGAACCCCTCCTTCGAACTGAACAGCGCCCTGTTGTCCCGCACCCGTGTCTACGTCCTGAAGAATCTCGAGGAAGACGATATCCTCAAATTGCTGCGTCGTGCCCTGACTTCCGAAGAGGGATTTGGGGGAAAGCTGTCGGTGGAGGAGAGCGTTCTTACGGTGATGGCCTCGGCTTCCGGCGGCGACGCCCGCAGGGCTCTCAATATTCTGGAGGTGGCCGCTGATCTGGCAGAGCCGGACGCTTCAGGTGTCGAACGCGTGACCGCCGAGCACCTCGAGCAGGTGATGCAGACAAGCCTGCGTCGGTTCGATAAAGGCGGTGACGTTTTCTACGATCAGATCTCCGCACTGCACAAATCTGTCCGTGGGTCCGATCCGGACGGTTCGCTTTACTGGTTGTGCCGGATGCTCGATGGCGGCTGTGATCCGCTCTACGTGGCCCGTCGTCTGGTGCGGATTGCCAGCGAGGACATCGGCAATGCCGATCCCCGCGCGCTCCAGCTCAGCATGGATGCCTGGGAGGCACAGGAGCGGCTGGGTTCTCCGGAGGGTGAGCTGGCTCTGGCCCAGGCAGTCACCTACCTGGCTCTGGCGCCCAAGAGCAATGCGGTTTACAAGGCCTTCAACCAGTGCATGGCCGACATTCGCAAAGATCCGGACTACGAGGTGCCAATACACCTGCGTAATGCCCCCACCAAACTTATGAAAAGCATGGGCCATGGCGACAGTTACCGCTACGCCCACGATGAGCCGGACGCCTTTGCCGCCGGCGAATCCTACCTCCCGGAGGCCATCCACCAGCGTCGCTACTATCAGCCGGTGGACAGGGGCCTGGAAATCAAGCTGGCGGAGAAGCGCCAGCGCCTCGATACCCGGAACGCAGAGAGCGCCAACAAGCGTTACCGCTGA
- a CDS encoding DUF1631 family protein, protein MPTNKVVSGRIDDVLAGIRVPDLPYPAGRLEPEAVSDWRPLLISCWSEQRDERVTHVIRSVHLEWSARQVNAAYVADRIMDVFLKTSGLHPTLARRIARLRFYLAWRMNLEGKKAFSEPLVAWLDSLQEWRGWSESGGRSARVLLDQLDALVIAVSASFEEGSTAPVEVFCRQWEADAEKRNSQAEKLRQRLLETEQGAARQRRADQTARALVGRALQSRDLPIPIVRFILDYWQSLIKQAVWEGGLKGETFRHGSKLLEWLVWIGDPSLSDQDRNRLYHVGEQIGDRILDVWKKVYKTDLPGEALAGIESVMVSRLRGETPELVDALDEAGQFQWDSRWLEFELPARDTYQAVEGHWFVEGEGAREQRRFCFAFLADSAEILWTNGAGVKLGVQPWSEFQAALDRNQLRPLPKMTPFGQVLSETVELLANVCEKQRKQREKAAEAARARAEELRRQQEAEEARRKAQEAEREAELERQRQEAEARRIADEEAEQARILKERTLLAEKQVAGIKLGGWIVVESGEPGSDAARLKLAVRINASRKLVFVDRLGLNRREFLEDDLVAGIVAGKIRVLGTSAEFDDTLSRVVGRIRVGRN, encoded by the coding sequence GTGCCCACGAATAAAGTGGTTTCCGGTCGGATTGACGACGTTCTCGCCGGTATACGGGTCCCGGATCTGCCGTATCCTGCGGGCAGGCTTGAGCCCGAAGCGGTCAGCGACTGGCGGCCGCTGCTGATTTCCTGCTGGTCGGAGCAGCGTGACGAGCGAGTAACCCACGTGATTCGTTCGGTCCATCTGGAGTGGTCGGCACGCCAGGTCAACGCGGCCTATGTGGCGGACCGCATCATGGATGTGTTTCTCAAAACCAGCGGGCTGCACCCAACGCTGGCCCGACGCATCGCGCGGTTACGTTTCTACCTGGCCTGGCGAATGAACCTCGAGGGCAAGAAAGCGTTCAGTGAGCCGCTCGTGGCCTGGCTCGACAGTCTCCAGGAATGGCGCGGCTGGAGCGAGTCCGGAGGTCGTTCCGCGCGGGTTCTGCTGGATCAGCTCGACGCGCTGGTAATCGCTGTGTCTGCCAGCTTCGAGGAAGGCAGTACCGCGCCGGTCGAGGTGTTTTGCCGGCAATGGGAGGCAGACGCGGAAAAACGCAATTCCCAGGCCGAAAAACTCCGCCAGCGACTGCTGGAAACCGAACAGGGCGCCGCAAGACAGCGCCGGGCAGACCAGACCGCAAGGGCGCTGGTGGGTCGGGCATTGCAGAGTAGAGATCTGCCCATACCGATTGTTCGGTTTATCCTGGATTACTGGCAGAGCCTGATCAAACAGGCCGTATGGGAAGGTGGTCTGAAGGGCGAAACCTTCCGGCATGGCAGCAAACTGCTCGAGTGGCTGGTGTGGATAGGGGATCCGTCGCTGTCCGACCAGGACAGAAACCGGCTCTACCATGTGGGAGAGCAAATCGGCGACCGCATTCTCGATGTCTGGAAGAAGGTCTACAAGACGGACCTGCCGGGCGAGGCCCTGGCGGGGATTGAGTCGGTTATGGTGTCGCGTCTGCGCGGCGAGACTCCGGAGCTCGTGGACGCTCTGGACGAGGCGGGACAGTTCCAGTGGGACTCCCGTTGGCTAGAATTTGAACTGCCTGCCCGGGACACGTACCAGGCGGTTGAGGGGCATTGGTTCGTGGAAGGTGAAGGTGCGCGCGAACAGCGCCGTTTTTGCTTTGCCTTCCTGGCGGATTCCGCCGAAATTCTCTGGACCAATGGCGCCGGGGTGAAGCTGGGCGTCCAGCCATGGTCGGAATTCCAGGCGGCACTTGATCGCAACCAGCTCCGTCCACTCCCCAAAATGACCCCTTTCGGACAGGTGCTTTCAGAGACCGTGGAATTGCTGGCGAACGTGTGCGAGAAGCAGCGTAAGCAGCGAGAAAAGGCGGCTGAGGCAGCGAGGGCCAGGGCCGAGGAGCTGCGGCGCCAGCAAGAAGCCGAAGAGGCTCGACGAAAAGCCCAGGAGGCGGAACGCGAGGCCGAGCTGGAGCGCCAGCGGCAGGAGGCGGAAGCTCGCAGAATTGCAGATGAAGAGGCAGAACAGGCGCGAATCCTCAAAGAGCGAACCTTGCTCGCCGAGAAGCAGGTGGCCGGCATCAAGCTGGGTGGCTGGATTGTGGTAGAGTCCGGGGAGCCCGGGTCGGATGCCGCCCGGCTCAAGCTGGCGGTTCGCATCAACGCCTCAAGAAAACTGGTCTTTGTGGACCGGCTTGGTTTGAATCGGCGAGAATTCCTTGAAGACGACCTGGTGGCCGGCATCGTCGCCGGAAAAATCCGGGTTCTGGGAACCTCCGCGGAGTTTGATGATACCCTGAGCCGGGTCGTTGGCCGCATTCGTGTTGGCCGTAACTGA